The following are from one region of the Bradyrhizobium septentrionale genome:
- a CDS encoding YebC/PmpR family DNA-binding transcriptional regulator: MAGHSQFKNIMHRKGRQDAQKSKLFGKLAREITVAAKLGTPDPAMNPRLRAAVVAARAENMPKDNIDRAIKKAAGNEGENYDEIRYEGYGPGGVAVIVEALTDNRNRAASDIRSFFTKSGGNLGETGSVAFMFDRTGIIEYDAKVASDDAMLDAAIEAGADDVISSEAGHEVYASQDTFREVAKALEAKFGEPRKAALTWKPQNTVAVDDETGEKLLKLMDLLNEHDDVQNVFANFEVSDALIAKMGG; this comes from the coding sequence ATGGCCGGCCATTCCCAATTCAAGAACATCATGCACCGCAAGGGCCGGCAGGATGCCCAGAAGTCGAAGCTTTTCGGCAAATTGGCCCGCGAAATCACCGTGGCGGCCAAGCTCGGCACCCCGGACCCGGCGATGAACCCGCGCCTGCGCGCCGCCGTGGTCGCGGCCCGCGCCGAGAACATGCCCAAGGACAATATCGATCGTGCGATCAAGAAGGCCGCGGGCAATGAGGGCGAGAACTATGACGAGATCCGCTACGAGGGCTATGGCCCCGGCGGCGTCGCCGTCATCGTCGAGGCGCTGACCGACAACCGCAACCGTGCCGCCTCCGACATCCGTTCCTTCTTCACCAAGTCGGGCGGCAATCTCGGCGAAACCGGCTCGGTCGCCTTCATGTTCGACCGCACCGGCATCATCGAATACGACGCCAAGGTCGCCTCCGACGATGCCATGCTGGACGCCGCGATCGAGGCCGGCGCCGACGACGTGATCTCCAGCGAGGCCGGCCACGAGGTCTACGCCTCGCAGGACACCTTCCGCGAAGTCGCCAAGGCGCTGGAAGCGAAGTTCGGCGAGCCGCGCAAGGCCGCGCTGACCTGGAAGCCGCAGAACACCGTCGCGGTCGACGACGAGACCGGCGAAAAGCTGTTGAAGCTGATGGACCTGCTCAACGAGCACGACGACGTGCAGAACGTGTTCGCCAATTTCGAGGTGTCCGACGCGCTGATCGCGAAGATGGGCGGCTGA
- a CDS encoding methyl-accepting chemotaxis protein, giving the protein MAFGLFRKQVPEPAAPAAEPKVPATVAAPSATETDSAKDSAREILELLELELGAMIRQLERAAGSVADGAEATATKLATIRARTDALSGRSSDAQNTATTFSEAAGRFTHSAEGIGQQVRSASQLADDAAAAAREATANVDRLRESSAAIGNVVNLIAQIARQTTLLALNSTIEAARAGAAGKGFAVVATEVKALAVQTQSATEEITRKIEALQKDATGSADAVHRISQAIEAIRPVFENVNGAVAEQNAITGEMGQNAASASSFIVSVGTSAGEIDSATREAAAHGDNVAKAGKAVTAFAQKLKARCAVLLRQDGRGDPRKNERLPCSLKIEITTARGIITAPVYEIAMDGILIGGPDAEELAAHETLSATLQDIGACRIRIGDRTKAGAQARFEGATAALREKVEDRMWAIHEENAELITRAMEAGTALTKVFESGLASGAITIDDMFDTDYVEISGTNPMQYRTRMLDWADRALPALLEAFLANDKRLAFCATVDRNGYLPVHNKIYSHPQRPGDVAYNTANCRNRRIFNDAAGLAAAQNQRAYLVQSYARDMGNGTTVMMREIDVPIRVRGRHWGGFRTAYKL; this is encoded by the coding sequence ATGGCGTTCGGTTTGTTTCGAAAGCAAGTGCCGGAGCCGGCTGCGCCTGCCGCTGAGCCGAAGGTTCCGGCCACGGTAGCTGCGCCCTCCGCGACCGAGACTGATTCTGCCAAGGATTCAGCCAGGGAAATCCTCGAACTGCTGGAACTCGAGCTCGGCGCGATGATCCGCCAGCTCGAGCGCGCCGCAGGCTCGGTCGCCGACGGCGCCGAGGCGACGGCAACCAAGCTTGCGACCATCCGCGCCCGCACCGACGCACTGAGCGGCCGCAGCAGCGACGCGCAGAACACCGCGACGACGTTCTCGGAAGCTGCCGGCCGATTCACCCATTCAGCCGAGGGCATCGGCCAGCAGGTGCGCAGCGCGAGCCAGCTCGCCGACGATGCCGCAGCCGCAGCGCGCGAGGCCACCGCCAATGTCGATCGCCTGCGCGAATCCTCGGCCGCGATCGGCAACGTCGTCAACCTGATCGCGCAGATCGCGCGGCAGACCACGCTCTTGGCGCTCAACTCGACCATCGAGGCGGCGCGCGCCGGCGCGGCCGGCAAGGGCTTTGCGGTAGTTGCCACCGAGGTCAAGGCGCTGGCGGTGCAGACCCAGAGCGCCACTGAAGAGATCACGAGGAAGATCGAGGCGCTGCAGAAGGATGCCACCGGATCGGCGGACGCGGTGCACCGCATCTCGCAGGCGATCGAGGCGATCCGCCCGGTGTTCGAGAACGTCAACGGCGCGGTCGCCGAGCAGAATGCGATCACCGGCGAGATGGGCCAGAACGCCGCCTCCGCCTCCAGTTTCATCGTCTCGGTCGGCACCAGCGCCGGCGAGATCGACTCTGCCACGCGCGAAGCGGCCGCGCATGGCGACAATGTCGCGAAGGCCGGCAAGGCCGTGACCGCTTTCGCCCAGAAGCTGAAGGCGCGCTGCGCGGTGCTGCTGCGCCAGGACGGGCGCGGCGATCCGCGCAAGAACGAGCGCCTGCCCTGCAGCCTCAAGATCGAGATCACAACCGCGCGCGGAATCATCACCGCGCCGGTCTACGAGATCGCGATGGACGGCATCCTGATCGGCGGGCCCGATGCCGAGGAGCTCGCGGCCCATGAGACCCTGAGTGCGACCTTACAGGATATCGGCGCGTGCCGGATCAGGATCGGCGACCGCACCAAGGCCGGCGCGCAGGCCCGTTTCGAGGGCGCAACCGCCGCGCTGCGCGAGAAGGTCGAAGACCGGATGTGGGCGATCCACGAGGAGAACGCGGAGCTGATCACCCGTGCGATGGAAGCAGGCACGGCGCTGACCAAGGTGTTCGAGAGCGGCCTTGCGAGCGGCGCGATCACCATCGACGACATGTTCGACACCGACTATGTCGAAATATCCGGCACCAATCCGATGCAATACCGCACGAGGATGCTGGATTGGGCGGATCGCGCGCTGCCCGCTCTGCTCGAGGCGTTCCTCGCCAACGACAAGCGGCTGGCGTTCTGCGCGACGGTCGATCGGAACGGCTATCTGCCGGTCCACAACAAGATCTACTCGCATCCGCAGCGGCCGGGCGATGTCGCCTACAACACCGCCAATTGCCGCAACCGCCGCATCTTCAACGATGCCGCGGGCCTCGCCGCTGCGCAGAACCAGCGCGCCTATCTGGTCCAGAGCTATGCGCGCGACATGGGCAACGGCACCACCGTGATGATGCGCGAGATCGACGTGCCGATTCGCGTCCGCGGCCGGCATTGGGGCGGCTTCCGCACCGCCTACAAGCTTTGA
- a CDS encoding TIGR00282 family metallophosphoesterase: protein MRILFVGDVVGRTGRTAIADHLPGMIRDWSLDLVIVNGENSAGGFGITEAIYQELLDAGADAITLGNHAWNQKEALVFIERAPRLIRPLNFPRHSPGRGSTLIDTKNGKRALVINAIGRVFMEPSSNDPFAAIDRELEACPLREGADAIVLDFHAEATSEKQGIGFFCDGRVSLVVGTHTHVPTADHQVLPGGTAYMSDAGMTGDYDSVIGMQKEEPLQRFLTGIPSGRFEPAAGTATLSGIAVETDDATGLAVKVAPVRAGGRLEPAVPGFWVSS, encoded by the coding sequence TTGCGTATTCTCTTCGTTGGTGACGTCGTCGGCAGGACCGGCCGCACCGCCATCGCCGACCACCTTCCCGGCATGATCAGGGACTGGTCGCTCGATCTCGTCATCGTCAATGGCGAGAATTCCGCCGGCGGTTTCGGCATTACCGAGGCGATCTACCAGGAGCTGCTCGACGCCGGCGCCGATGCGATCACGCTCGGCAACCACGCCTGGAATCAGAAGGAGGCGCTGGTCTTCATCGAGCGCGCGCCGCGGCTGATCCGCCCCTTGAATTTCCCGCGCCATTCGCCGGGCCGCGGCTCGACCCTGATCGACACCAAGAACGGCAAGCGCGCGCTGGTCATCAACGCGATCGGCCGCGTGTTCATGGAGCCGTCGTCGAACGATCCGTTTGCCGCGATCGACCGCGAGCTCGAGGCCTGCCCGTTGCGCGAGGGCGCCGACGCCATCGTGCTGGACTTCCATGCCGAGGCGACCAGCGAGAAGCAGGGCATCGGCTTCTTCTGCGACGGTCGCGTCAGCCTCGTGGTCGGCACCCACACCCATGTGCCGACCGCCGATCACCAGGTGCTGCCCGGCGGCACCGCCTATATGAGCGATGCCGGCATGACCGGCGACTATGATTCGGTGATCGGCATGCAGAAGGAGGAGCCGCTGCAGCGCTTCCTCACCGGCATTCCCTCCGGCCGCTTCGAGCCGGCCGCGGGCACAGCCACGCTCAGCGGCATCGCGGTCGAGACCGACGATGCGACCGGGCTTGCGGTGAAGGTCGCGCCGGTGCGCGCCGGCGGACGACTCGAGCCCGCGGTGCCGGGGTTCTGGGTCAGTTCGTGA
- a CDS encoding DUF4164 domain-containing protein, translating into MSDRLANGSGNTEAPLADIDAATKRLMAALDALESSVERRREADRDENELASRIQALGADRSRLADELDGSLVKTRKLERVNRDIAEKLDAAIGSIRAVLEGGDKR; encoded by the coding sequence ATGAGTGATCGTCTCGCCAACGGGTCTGGCAATACCGAGGCACCGCTTGCCGATATCGATGCTGCGACCAAGCGGCTGATGGCTGCGCTCGACGCGCTGGAAAGCTCGGTGGAGCGGCGCCGCGAGGCCGACCGCGACGAAAACGAATTGGCGAGCCGGATCCAGGCGCTCGGCGCCGATCGCTCCAGACTTGCCGACGAACTCGACGGATCGCTGGTCAAGACGCGCAAGCTCGAGCGCGTCAATCGCGACATCGCGGAAAAGCTCGACGCGGCGATCGGCAGCATTCGCGCCGTGCTCGAGGGCGGAGACAAGAGATGA
- the ruvB gene encoding Holliday junction branch migration DNA helicase RuvB yields MNTPSRMVTPERRSDDVGDTAMRPQSLTEFVGQAQARKNLSIFIEAAKKRGEALDHVLFVGPPGLGKTTLAQIVARELGVGFRATSGPVIAKAGDLAALLTNLEERDVLFIDEIHRLSPAVEEVLYPAMEDFQLDLIIGEGPAARSVKIELSKFTLVGATTRAGLLTNPLRDRFGIPIRLNFYTEEELEKIVTRGARVLNIGMSPDGANEIARRARGTPRIAGRLLRRVRDFASAADADAIDRGIADRALSALEVDSAGLDAMDRRYLTTIALNYGGGPVGVETMAAALSEPRDAIEDIIEPYLIQCGYLQRTPRGRLLTSHAFRHLGLAEPNRDPSQFGLFGNNGDED; encoded by the coding sequence ATGAACACCCCGTCCCGCATGGTCACGCCCGAACGCCGCTCCGATGATGTCGGTGACACCGCGATGCGTCCGCAGTCGCTCACGGAGTTCGTCGGCCAGGCCCAGGCGCGCAAGAATCTCTCGATCTTCATCGAGGCCGCGAAGAAGCGCGGCGAGGCGCTCGATCACGTGCTGTTCGTCGGTCCCCCCGGCCTCGGCAAGACCACGCTGGCGCAGATCGTCGCGCGCGAGCTCGGCGTCGGCTTTCGTGCCACCTCAGGTCCTGTGATCGCCAAGGCCGGCGACCTCGCGGCGCTGCTCACCAATCTCGAAGAGCGCGACGTGCTGTTCATCGACGAGATCCATCGCCTGAGCCCGGCGGTGGAAGAAGTGCTCTATCCGGCGATGGAGGATTTCCAGCTCGACCTGATCATCGGCGAGGGCCCGGCCGCGCGCTCGGTGAAGATCGAGCTGTCGAAATTCACCCTGGTCGGCGCGACGACGCGCGCGGGGCTGCTCACCAATCCCTTGCGCGATCGCTTCGGGATTCCGATCCGGCTCAATTTCTACACCGAGGAAGAGCTGGAGAAGATCGTCACCCGCGGCGCCCGCGTGCTCAACATCGGCATGAGCCCCGACGGCGCCAACGAGATCGCGCGCCGCGCCCGCGGCACGCCGCGGATCGCCGGCCGCCTGCTGCGCCGGGTGCGCGACTTTGCCTCCGCGGCGGATGCCGATGCGATTGATCGCGGCATCGCCGACCGCGCGCTGAGCGCGCTCGAGGTCGACAGTGCCGGGCTCGACGCAATGGACCGGCGCTATCTGACCACCATCGCCCTGAACTATGGCGGCGGGCCGGTTGGCGTCGAGACCATGGCGGCGGCACTGTCGGAGCCGCGCGACGCGATCGAGGACATCATCGAGCCCTATCTGATCCAGTGCGGCTATCTGCAGCGTACGCCGCGCGGAAGGCTGCTGACGTCGCATGCCTTCCGTCATCTCGGGCTTGCCGAGCCGAACCGCGACCCCTCGCAGTTCGGCCTGTTCGGCAACAATGGCGACGAGGACTGA
- the ruvC gene encoding crossover junction endodeoxyribonuclease RuvC — MTSQPIRSPVRIIGIDPGLRRTGWGVIETEGNRLVYIACGSVEPPDDLPLASRLLAIHEGLAAVLGDYRPAEAAVEATFVNKDGVATLKLGQARGVAMLAPAMFGISVAEYAPNQVKKTVVGAGHAEKNQIQVMLKILLPKAEPPSADAADALAVAITHAHHRQSTALRLRVASL; from the coding sequence ATGACATCGCAGCCGATTCGCTCTCCCGTCCGCATCATCGGTATCGATCCGGGTCTCCGCCGCACCGGCTGGGGGGTGATCGAGACCGAGGGCAATCGTCTCGTCTATATAGCCTGCGGCTCGGTCGAGCCGCCGGACGATCTGCCGCTGGCGAGCCGGCTGCTCGCGATCCATGAGGGGCTTGCCGCAGTGCTCGGCGACTACAGGCCGGCGGAGGCGGCGGTCGAGGCGACCTTTGTCAACAAGGACGGCGTCGCCACGCTGAAGCTCGGCCAGGCGCGCGGCGTCGCCATGCTGGCGCCCGCAATGTTCGGTATCTCGGTCGCCGAATACGCCCCGAACCAGGTCAAGAAGACCGTGGTCGGCGCCGGACATGCCGAGAAGAACCAGATCCAGGTGATGCTGAAGATACTGTTGCCGAAAGCCGAGCCACCATCCGCCGACGCCGCCGACGCGCTCGCGGTCGCCATCACCCACGCCCATCACCGCCAGAGCACGGCGCTGCGGCTCAGGGTGGCGAGCCTATGA
- the ruvA gene encoding Holliday junction branch migration protein RuvA, producing MIGKLKGLIDSYGEDYVILDVGGVGYQVHCASRTLQALPSPGAAAVLSIETYVREDQIKLFGFRSDLEREWFRLLQTVQGVGAKVALAVLGTLPPTDLANAIALRDKAAVARTPGVGPKVAERIVSELKDKAPGFADVDPAVVQLSGAIDNNRAPRPVTDAISALVNLGYGQPQAAAAIAAASRSAGEKAETAQLIRLGLKELSK from the coding sequence ATGATCGGCAAGCTCAAGGGCCTGATCGATTCCTATGGCGAGGATTACGTGATCCTCGACGTCGGCGGCGTCGGCTATCAGGTGCATTGCGCGAGCCGCACGTTGCAGGCGCTGCCGTCGCCGGGCGCAGCGGCGGTGCTCTCGATCGAGACCTATGTCCGCGAGGATCAAATAAAACTGTTCGGCTTCCGCAGCGATCTGGAGCGCGAATGGTTTCGCCTGCTGCAGACCGTGCAGGGCGTCGGCGCCAAGGTCGCGCTCGCGGTGCTCGGCACGCTGCCGCCGACCGATCTCGCCAACGCGATCGCGCTGCGCGACAAGGCGGCGGTCGCGCGCACGCCGGGGGTCGGGCCGAAGGTCGCCGAGCGCATCGTCAGCGAATTGAAGGACAAGGCGCCGGGCTTTGCCGATGTCGATCCCGCGGTGGTGCAGCTGTCCGGCGCGATCGACAACAACCGCGCGCCGCGCCCGGTCACCGACGCGATCTCTGCGCTGGTCAATCTCGGCTACGGCCAGCCGCAGGCCGCCGCCGCCATCGCCGCCGCCTCGCGCAGCGCCGGTGAGAAGGCCGAGACCGCGCAGCTGATCCGGCTGGGTCTGAAGGAATTGTCGAAGTGA
- a CDS encoding methyl-accepting chemotaxis protein yields the protein MSAVQLAVLDTSSNRTLAERLVDQLADRIGGLGVELADIAGNVQEVANRVTNQSERFHHLQATAETMVSANHDIANASQAVQTTASAAVGQIAESRHAVDTAVSHISELVAAVARIEARLAAVGSALSQVAKVSGSIEAIAKQTNLLALNATIEAARAGTAGRGFAVVASEVKSLAEATRQATHQISDTVRDLDGQIGSLIGESSDASLRAKSAGEGAQQISGIIMRVQEGFSSVGAEIDNVARAATSNLGHCDTVIAELNELAKGVDLSSRDLKHADGRVAKLLELSESLIVTIADSGVETSDAPLIRVVIDTAKQISELFENAVARGEITLTQLMDENYREIAGSDPKQYLTNYVSFTDRVLPAIQDPIQKTDPRIVFCVAWARGGYLPTHNPNYRLPQGPDPVWNNANCRNRRLFNDRAVSKVAANTKPFLLQTYRRDMGGGNFVLMKDVSSPIVVNGRHWGAFRMGFRQS from the coding sequence ATGTCGGCCGTGCAGCTTGCAGTTCTGGACACCTCATCGAACCGGACGCTGGCCGAACGGCTCGTTGACCAACTCGCCGACCGCATCGGCGGCCTCGGAGTGGAACTCGCCGACATCGCCGGCAACGTCCAGGAGGTCGCCAACCGCGTCACCAACCAGTCGGAGCGGTTCCATCATTTGCAGGCGACGGCCGAGACGATGGTCTCGGCCAATCACGACATCGCCAACGCATCGCAGGCGGTGCAAACGACCGCATCCGCCGCGGTTGGCCAGATCGCGGAGTCGCGCCATGCCGTGGACACCGCGGTCAGCCACATCTCCGAACTCGTCGCCGCGGTCGCGCGGATCGAGGCGCGGCTTGCCGCTGTCGGCTCCGCGCTGAGCCAGGTCGCCAAGGTCTCCGGTTCGATCGAGGCGATCGCCAAACAGACCAATCTGCTCGCCCTCAATGCCACGATCGAGGCGGCGCGCGCCGGCACCGCCGGCCGCGGCTTTGCCGTAGTCGCAAGCGAGGTGAAGAGCCTTGCGGAGGCGACCCGCCAGGCGACGCATCAGATCTCCGACACCGTGCGCGATCTCGACGGCCAGATCGGCAGCCTGATCGGCGAGAGCAGCGACGCCTCGCTGCGCGCCAAGAGCGCCGGCGAAGGCGCCCAGCAGATTTCCGGCATCATCATGCGCGTGCAGGAAGGCTTTTCATCTGTCGGTGCCGAGATCGACAACGTTGCGCGCGCCGCGACCTCCAATCTCGGTCATTGCGACACCGTGATCGCGGAGCTGAACGAACTCGCCAAGGGCGTCGATCTCTCGTCGCGCGACCTCAAGCACGCCGACGGCCGCGTCGCGAAGCTGCTTGAGCTGTCCGAGAGCCTGATCGTGACCATCGCCGACAGCGGCGTGGAGACCAGCGACGCGCCGCTGATCCGCGTCGTGATCGACACCGCGAAGCAGATTTCCGAGCTGTTCGAGAATGCCGTTGCGCGCGGCGAGATCACGCTCACGCAATTGATGGACGAGAACTACCGCGAGATCGCGGGTTCCGATCCGAAGCAATATCTGACCAACTATGTCAGCTTCACCGACCGCGTGCTGCCCGCGATCCAGGACCCGATCCAGAAGACCGATCCGCGCATCGTGTTCTGCGTCGCCTGGGCGCGCGGCGGCTATCTGCCGACCCACAATCCGAACTACCGGCTGCCGCAGGGGCCCGACCCGGTCTGGAATAACGCCAATTGCCGCAACCGCCGCCTGTTCAACGACCGCGCGGTGAGCAAGGTCGCAGCCAACACGAAGCCGTTCCTGCTGCAGACCTACCGCCGCGACATGGGCGGCGGCAATTTCGTGCTGATGAAGGATGTGTCATCGCCGATCGTCGTGAACGGCCGCCATTGGGGCGCATTCCGGATGGGCTTTCGGCAGAGCTAG
- a CDS encoding 5-formyltetrahydrofolate cyclo-ligase: MHAAPSKAELRALALAKRDALSDEQRATAAEALAKRGAPFEITQGMIVSGYAPIRSEFDPAPLMKKLAEKGARLALPCINARGQSLTFRSWSPQDRLMLGPLGIPEPSPASPEVHPDVMLVPLAAFDKLGHRIGYGAGYYDYTFAHLRKAKHVIGVGIAFAAQESKAIPALSHDVPLDYVLTERKTFDFRSP, translated from the coding sequence ATGCACGCAGCTCCATCGAAGGCCGAGCTTCGGGCGCTTGCCCTCGCCAAGCGTGACGCGCTGAGCGACGAGCAGCGCGCGACGGCGGCCGAGGCGCTCGCCAAGCGCGGTGCACCGTTCGAGATCACGCAAGGCATGATCGTCTCCGGCTATGCGCCGATCCGCAGCGAGTTCGATCCGGCGCCGCTGATGAAGAAGCTGGCCGAGAAGGGCGCGCGGCTCGCGCTGCCCTGCATCAATGCGCGCGGCCAGTCGCTGACCTTCCGCAGCTGGTCGCCGCAGGACCGGCTGATGCTCGGGCCGCTCGGCATTCCCGAACCGTCGCCGGCCTCACCCGAGGTGCATCCCGACGTGATGCTGGTGCCGCTCGCGGCGTTCGACAAGCTCGGCCACCGCATCGGCTATGGCGCCGGCTATTACGACTATACCTTTGCGCATCTGCGAAAGGCCAAGCATGTGATCGGGGTCGGGATTGCCTTCGCTGCACAGGAAAGCAAGGCTATTCCGGCGTTGTCGCACGACGTCCCGCTGGATTATGTGCTAACCGAGCGCAAGACGTTCGATTTCCGGAGCCCCTAG
- a CDS encoding cell division protein ZapA, with amino-acid sequence MSHINVTINGRQYRMACEEGQEVRLLKLAENLEQRVESLRGKFGEIGDARLTVMAALTACDELADASARLRSLEEEVEQLRNARVAATDRARATQTAVSNALNAAAERIERTTQVLNRTIGGGIAIG; translated from the coding sequence ATGAGCCACATCAACGTCACCATCAATGGCCGGCAATACCGGATGGCCTGCGAGGAGGGCCAGGAGGTGCGGCTGCTGAAGCTCGCGGAAAACCTCGAGCAGCGCGTCGAATCGCTGCGCGGCAAGTTCGGCGAGATCGGTGATGCGCGGCTCACGGTGATGGCGGCGCTCACCGCTTGCGACGAACTGGCCGATGCCAGCGCACGCCTCCGCAGCCTCGAGGAAGAGGTCGAGCAGTTGCGCAATGCGCGCGTCGCCGCCACCGACCGCGCCCGCGCGACCCAGACAGCGGTCTCCAACGCGCTCAACGCCGCCGCCGAGCGGATCGAGCGCACCACCCAGGTGCTCAACCGCACCATCGGCGGCGGCATCGCGATCGGGTGA
- a CDS encoding metallophosphoesterase — protein sequence MISRRHLLRGFGGLTAVTASTAAYGLSEPVARLTLTRYDLSPRQWPADFPLKIAVLADIHACDPWMSLDRIETIVERTNALNADIIVLLGDYVAGLRHVTRFIPASEWAAVLKGLKAPLGVHAVLGNHDYWEDKAVQRLGQGTPVARRALERAGIPVYENDAVRLVKDGRAFWLAGLGDQLAYLPARHYRQVTRIGVDDLNATLAKVTDDAPVILLAHEPDVALRVPSRVALQLSGHTHGGQVRLLGWSPAVPVKHGMRLAYGHLKLKCDVVVSGGLGCSIMPFRLGVPPEIVQVTLGAKGPAVS from the coding sequence ATGATTTCACGTCGTCATTTGCTCCGCGGGTTCGGCGGATTGACCGCCGTCACCGCCTCGACCGCGGCCTACGGCCTGAGCGAGCCGGTCGCCCGGCTCACGCTCACGCGTTACGATCTGTCGCCGCGGCAATGGCCGGCGGACTTTCCGCTCAAGATCGCCGTGCTCGCCGACATCCACGCCTGCGATCCCTGGATGTCGCTCGATCGTATCGAGACAATCGTCGAGCGCACCAATGCGTTGAACGCCGACATCATCGTGCTGCTCGGCGACTATGTCGCGGGGCTGCGCCACGTCACGCGCTTCATTCCGGCCTCCGAATGGGCCGCGGTGCTCAAGGGCCTGAAGGCGCCGCTCGGCGTGCATGCCGTGCTCGGCAATCACGACTACTGGGAAGACAAGGCGGTGCAGCGCCTGGGGCAGGGCACGCCGGTCGCGCGCCGTGCGCTGGAACGGGCGGGCATCCCGGTCTACGAGAACGATGCGGTGCGGCTCGTCAAGGACGGCCGTGCGTTCTGGCTCGCCGGCCTCGGTGACCAGCTCGCCTATTTGCCGGCGCGGCACTATCGCCAGGTCACCCGCATCGGCGTCGACGATCTCAACGCGACGCTTGCAAAAGTCACCGACGACGCGCCGGTGATCCTGCTCGCGCATGAGCCGGACGTTGCGCTTCGCGTGCCCTCGCGCGTCGCGCTGCAGCTGTCCGGCCACACCCATGGCGGCCAGGTCCGCCTGCTCGGTTGGTCGCCGGCGGTGCCGGTCAAGCACGGCATGCGGCTCGCCTATGGCCATCTGAAGCTGAAATGCGACGTCGTCGTCTCCGGCGGCCTCGGCTGCAGCATCATGCCGTTCCGCCTCGGCGTGCCACCCGAGATCGTGCAGGTGACACTCGGCGCCAAGGGGCCGGCGGTGTCCTGA